In Anaerobacillus isosaccharinicus, one genomic interval encodes:
- a CDS encoding ATP-binding protein: MNTEPLYIINSKYNCKNKYNLDPADIPRLTEVLQEQEITNERRKYQEIINVTKHFMSKLLLYMEGVPSLFIITNDSGVIIEIFGDNDLKNIFGVIPGIMFDEETSGTNSVSLCLKHKHPIQTIGTQHYHHCFHDFSCTSCLFQSIDHKYNPVVGTVTLMTKIGDSSAFHLGLLSSAIDSIEREITVNVQNRRLQELNQIMINTTCNGIIITDQDGIITSFNESAEKMFDINQLLCVGKSICVIEEISHYFINALEKNQEIINAEICYQIGKEKKYIIIDVLPIFDQKKDLIGCYGQFRDITERYIMEQQIIENEKLSTIGRLSAGLAHEIRNPLTPIMGFIHLLEKHYQDETAKDYLTIISDELERVNQLVSNFVLTSRPDAPSKKKMNVIDLLERTVIFMKSEATLKNIQIVVDDMLIEKVELSIDANQIKQVLINLIQNAMDVTPSGGKINVTALNDSEGIFIKVIDNGGGITKEESEQLFSPFFSTKENGVGLGLSVCERIVKNHQGKIFVESQLGEGSTFTVYLPLIN, translated from the coding sequence ATGAATACCGAACCATTATATATCATTAACTCAAAATATAATTGTAAAAATAAATACAATTTGGACCCAGCCGATATCCCTAGACTTACAGAAGTCCTCCAAGAGCAAGAGATAACTAATGAGAGGAGAAAGTACCAAGAAATAATCAATGTCACTAAGCATTTTATGAGTAAATTGCTATTATACATGGAAGGGGTTCCTAGCCTCTTTATTATTACAAATGATTCGGGAGTAATTATTGAGATATTCGGTGACAATGACTTAAAAAATATATTTGGAGTTATTCCAGGTATTATGTTTGATGAAGAGACTTCAGGAACAAATTCAGTTAGTTTATGCCTTAAGCATAAACATCCAATTCAAACGATAGGAACACAACACTACCATCATTGTTTTCATGATTTTTCTTGTACAAGCTGTTTGTTCCAAAGTATTGATCATAAATATAATCCAGTGGTAGGTACGGTAACCTTAATGACTAAAATTGGTGATAGCAGTGCGTTTCACTTGGGGCTTTTGTCCTCTGCTATTGATTCAATTGAACGGGAAATAACTGTCAATGTTCAAAATAGAAGATTGCAAGAGTTAAACCAAATTATGATTAATACAACATGTAATGGAATTATCATTACCGACCAAGATGGAATAATTACATCCTTTAATGAAAGTGCTGAGAAGATGTTTGACATTAATCAATTACTTTGTGTTGGTAAGTCAATATGCGTTATTGAGGAAATCAGTCATTATTTTATTAACGCCCTAGAAAAAAATCAAGAAATAATTAATGCTGAGATTTGTTATCAAATTGGAAAGGAAAAGAAATATATTATAATTGATGTTTTACCTATATTTGATCAAAAAAAGGATTTAATAGGTTGTTATGGACAATTCCGTGATATTACGGAGCGCTATATTATGGAGCAACAAATTATTGAAAATGAAAAACTCTCAACAATTGGAAGGCTTAGTGCTGGTTTAGCTCATGAAATTAGAAATCCGCTTACACCTATCATGGGTTTTATCCATTTATTAGAGAAACATTATCAAGATGAAACTGCCAAAGATTATTTAACTATTATTTCCGATGAATTGGAGCGTGTGAATCAACTAGTTTCAAACTTTGTTCTTACATCAAGACCTGATGCTCCTTCTAAAAAGAAAATGAACGTAATTGATCTGCTAGAGCGAACAGTAATTTTTATGAAAAGCGAAGCTACTCTCAAAAATATTCAAATAGTCGTCGATGATATGTTAATAGAAAAAGTGGAATTATCTATCGATGCAAACCAAATTAAGCAGGTGCTAATTAATTTAATTCAGAATGCAATGGATGTGACACCTAGCGGCGGAAAGATCAATGTTACAGCTTTGAATGACTCGGAAGGAATTTTTATTAAGGTGATCGATAATGGGGGTGGGATAACGAAAGAGGAAAGTGAACAGTTATTTTCACCATTTTTTAGTACAAAAGAAAATGGGGTTGGGTTAGGCTTGTCAGTTTGTGAACGAATAGTAAAAAACCATCAAGGAAAAATCTTCGTTGAGTCACAGTTGGGAGAAGGATCGACGTTTACTGTTTACCTACCATTAATAAATTAA
- a CDS encoding carboxymuconolactone decarboxylase family protein has translation MDRYDSGLENFKNICGENAINSLEELKAISPELASMVIEFAYGDLHTLTNLTHREKEIISITSLITQGEINSALELHYKAALNIGITSKEIKDLIVHSVAYIGFPKAIKAMMLLKEVLVKI, from the coding sequence GTGGATAGGTATGACAGCGGTCTCGAAAATTTTAAGAATATTTGTGGAGAAAATGCAATTAATTCATTAGAAGAGCTAAAGGCGATCTCCCCTGAGCTAGCGTCTATGGTCATAGAGTTTGCCTATGGTGATTTGCACACTTTAACAAATCTAACACATAGGGAAAAAGAAATTATTAGTATTACCTCGTTAATCACACAAGGAGAAATTAATTCGGCTTTAGAGTTACATTATAAAGCTGCATTAAATATTGGAATTACTAGTAAGGAAATTAAAGATCTAATCGTTCACTCAGTGGCCTATATAGGCTTTCCTAAAGCAATCAAAGCGATGATGTTGTTAAAAGAAGTACTTGTTAAAATCTAG
- a CDS encoding sigma-70 family RNA polymerase sigma factor, giving the protein MNRSFEEVVEAFAPLVKKQIRQLHGTKHFDELYQIGLIAIWEASERFSGEKGQFPSYVKKYIRGKMLNFLNKEMKIRERTVMFEEPEAIEQIPAHEATIVMTIPLRPILPYLSDREKLWLVEYLEHGKGPKQIANEQNVSVNTVKAWRVDAIKKLKRHLS; this is encoded by the coding sequence ATGAATAGGTCATTTGAAGAAGTAGTCGAGGCTTTTGCACCACTTGTCAAAAAGCAGATTAGACAGCTGCATGGAACGAAGCACTTTGATGAGCTATACCAAATTGGCTTAATTGCGATCTGGGAGGCTTCGGAACGCTTCTCGGGGGAAAAAGGTCAATTCCCTAGTTACGTGAAAAAATATATACGAGGGAAGATGCTAAATTTTTTAAATAAAGAAATGAAGATTCGCGAGCGAACGGTTATGTTCGAAGAGCCAGAAGCTATTGAGCAAATCCCAGCACATGAAGCGACCATCGTGATGACCATTCCACTCAGGCCAATCCTTCCTTACTTATCTGATAGAGAAAAATTGTGGCTAGTTGAATACCTTGAACACGGTAAAGGCCCGAAGCAAATTGCGAACGAACAAAATGTCTCTGTTAACACGGTAAAGGCTTGGCGAGTTGATGCAATCAAAAAATTGAAAAGGCATCTCAGCTAA
- a CDS encoding DUF1659 domain-containing protein, producing the protein MNILKSRLTITVHAGFDQDGEEVFKTKNFSNVNNLATEEQLLLAAQALVTLQQHTLESVTRTNMYNVF; encoded by the coding sequence ATGAACATTTTAAAATCACGGTTAACAATCACGGTGCATGCGGGCTTTGATCAGGATGGTGAGGAGGTCTTCAAGACAAAGAACTTCTCAAACGTAAACAATTTAGCGACAGAAGAACAACTCCTGCTTGCGGCCCAAGCATTAGTGACACTACAACAGCACACGTTGGAAAGCGTTACAAGAACAAACATGTACAACGTATTTTAA
- a CDS encoding DUF2922 domain-containing protein, producing MAKKIELIFKNEIGRNVTISLDDPIEPVDKEKVSLVMDQVIAQQAFVSGGGLLVGKAAARIVERNVEPISIPVN from the coding sequence ATGGCGAAGAAAATTGAATTAATTTTTAAAAATGAGATTGGCAGAAATGTAACGATTTCATTAGATGACCCAATTGAGCCAGTCGATAAAGAAAAAGTATCGCTAGTGATGGATCAAGTGATCGCCCAACAAGCATTCGTTTCAGGCGGAGGGTTATTGGTGGGCAAGGCGGCAGCGCGAATTGTTGAACGCAATGTAGAGCCAATTAGTATTCCAGTAAATTAA
- a CDS encoding YvrJ family protein, whose amino-acid sequence MEIWIPLISEYGFPVMVTLYLLHHIEVKLDILNDSIKSLAQSLQQPSESTPMKAQKASS is encoded by the coding sequence ATGGAGATATGGATCCCGCTCATTAGCGAATACGGCTTTCCGGTGATGGTTACCCTTTACTTGCTGCATCATATCGAGGTAAAGCTAGACATACTGAACGATTCGATTAAGAGTCTGGCCCAATCGCTGCAACAACCGAGTGAGAGCACACCTATGAAGGCGCAGAAAGCTAGTTCGTGA
- a CDS encoding peptidase MA family metallohydrolase translates to MKKLLAILLIILVGCGSTTTDLEYEVVDVDINGDLSETKGINIDGKILVPIEFIGEISTVAPKWDNDSNSIKIAFKEHPNETIKKLVDLMNEVTTLKKELEISQERNQELKFELISMTGDDAVVTNGNEKKSKPGKDWNSLETDYYVLHYPNVLRDDGEKMKEYLDLSIDAIMKEFSQFSEKLNQYFKKVELDVYVHNTPNQYASIGTWTILTWDNFNAEIHLLGKEAHGPNTCCTNANRPFDNEYFLKTTIHEYFTLPIIYLVSEKKVGWNNATSVPNWFGEGLNDYYGDLYGSTSMETLKYHKKRILKNVNVISFSNEGIKVDEMYGDGMVLVAFLYETFGKEKLHQLLFSEEKTFDEAFRKVYGQYKDLEKPFRDWVSK, encoded by the coding sequence ATGAAAAAATTATTAGCCATATTATTAATAATTCTTGTGGGGTGTGGTTCCACTACTACAGATCTAGAATATGAGGTAGTAGATGTTGATATTAATGGTGATTTAAGTGAAACAAAGGGGATAAATATTGATGGGAAGATACTAGTTCCCATTGAATTTATTGGTGAAATCTCTACGGTCGCACCAAAGTGGGATAATGACTCAAATAGTATAAAAATAGCCTTCAAGGAACATCCAAACGAAACTATAAAAAAGTTAGTTGATTTAATGAATGAGGTAACAACTTTAAAAAAAGAATTAGAAATATCACAAGAAAGAAATCAAGAGTTGAAATTCGAGTTGATTTCAATGACTGGTGATGATGCAGTTGTTACAAATGGGAATGAGAAAAAGTCAAAACCAGGAAAAGACTGGAATAGCCTAGAGACAGACTATTATGTATTACATTACCCAAATGTTCTTAGAGATGATGGCGAAAAAATGAAGGAATACCTTGATTTATCTATAGATGCGATCATGAAAGAATTTAGTCAATTTAGCGAGAAATTAAATCAATATTTTAAGAAAGTTGAACTTGATGTTTATGTCCATAATACCCCAAATCAGTATGCATCTATTGGAACATGGACGATTTTAACTTGGGATAATTTTAATGCAGAAATTCACCTATTAGGGAAAGAAGCTCATGGTCCAAATACATGTTGCACAAACGCTAATCGGCCATTTGACAATGAGTACTTCTTAAAAACTACTATTCACGAGTACTTCACATTACCGATCATCTACTTAGTTAGTGAGAAAAAGGTGGGGTGGAATAACGCGACATCTGTACCAAACTGGTTTGGTGAAGGATTAAACGATTACTATGGTGATTTATATGGCTCAACATCAATGGAAACATTAAAGTATCACAAAAAAAGGATTTTAAAGAATGTTAATGTAATCTCCTTTTCAAATGAAGGGATTAAAGTTGATGAAATGTATGGTGATGGAATGGTGCTAGTAGCTTTCTTATATGAAACATTTGGAAAAGAAAAATTGCATCAGCTTTTATTTAGTGAAGAAAAAACTTTTGATGAAGCATTTAGAAAAGTGTATGGTCAATATAAAGATTTAGAAAAACCTTTTAGAGATTGGGTTTCAAAATAA